One stretch of Rhodopirellula halodulae DNA includes these proteins:
- a CDS encoding co-chaperone GroES has product MAKKKAAANAFEYVEPIGDRVLVRKDEPKRETRGGIALPDAAEIPTITGRIVTISAVVENDEELPLRQYDKILFHPKNAIPVDLEHDNQLFVVPVDDIVAVFRREAPEE; this is encoded by the coding sequence ATGGCAAAGAAGAAGGCTGCGGCCAACGCGTTTGAATATGTCGAACCGATCGGGGATCGAGTCTTGGTTCGGAAGGACGAACCCAAACGAGAAACTCGCGGGGGCATTGCACTGCCCGACGCCGCGGAGATCCCGACGATCACCGGTCGCATCGTGACGATCAGTGCCGTGGTGGAAAACGATGAAGAATTGCCACTGCGCCAGTACGACAAGATCCTGTTCCACCCCAAGAACGCGATCCCGGTGGATCTGGAACACGACAACCAATTGTTCGTGGTCCCCGTCGATGACATCGTCGCTGTGTTCCGACGCGAAGCCCCCGAAGAATGA
- a CDS encoding DUF1559 family PulG-like putative transporter translates to MQGDDMMNSWLIESLDDTGRPRPTSRGSSSRGFPSQGFSSTGVFPHRAGFTLLELLVVTGIIGVLVGLLLPAVQAAREAARRMSCSNNLQQIVLGVAQYHDAFDHFPPHGTGTFQNSNDPFTTNQFRLSFLVSILPFANQNATWEAITERYQGDAPAGDTLSPDYDPAFDYVEMDFMDMELGGTKGTDGQQHVYPSMGPSPSVITYVPWTNEIAVYRCPSDPGTGLPSLGRTNYAACLGDAIQGLDEGLWRHDGTQWSPSGKLQMEATGRGLFVPRQITSMDDVTDGLSNTIALGEICTDLGDNDMRTVPSMNNGWVGGVLDDKRFCDGQRDPTRPMFWLTGGATTLPTNRSQGRGYRWADSMPLMTGFNTVLPPNATLCFGGDSTTVGTLTMSSRHQGGGHVAMGDGAVKFITDSIDDGGVASVILEGKGEQAPGSESPFGLWGDLGTRAQGEMFDTDYF, encoded by the coding sequence ATGCAAGGTGATGACATGATGAATTCATGGCTGATTGAATCGTTGGATGACACGGGGCGACCGCGTCCGACTTCTCGGGGATCTTCTTCGCGAGGTTTTCCATCGCAAGGCTTCTCTTCAACGGGCGTCTTTCCACATCGAGCTGGGTTCACGTTGCTGGAGTTGCTCGTGGTGACCGGCATCATTGGCGTGTTGGTTGGTTTGTTGTTGCCGGCTGTGCAAGCGGCTCGTGAAGCGGCACGTCGCATGAGCTGTTCCAACAACTTGCAACAAATCGTTTTGGGGGTGGCTCAGTATCACGATGCCTTTGATCATTTTCCTCCGCATGGCACAGGAACGTTTCAAAACTCGAACGATCCCTTCACCACCAATCAGTTTCGGTTGAGTTTCCTTGTGTCGATCTTGCCGTTTGCGAATCAGAACGCAACTTGGGAAGCGATCACCGAACGTTATCAAGGGGATGCACCGGCCGGCGATACGCTGAGCCCCGACTACGATCCGGCTTTCGACTATGTCGAAATGGATTTCATGGACATGGAGTTGGGAGGGACGAAAGGAACGGATGGGCAGCAACATGTCTACCCGTCCATGGGGCCTTCGCCATCGGTCATTACGTATGTGCCATGGACCAATGAAATTGCTGTGTACCGATGTCCGTCGGACCCAGGCACTGGTTTGCCATCGTTGGGACGTACCAACTACGCGGCTTGTCTGGGCGATGCGATTCAAGGATTGGATGAGGGGCTGTGGCGACACGACGGAACGCAGTGGTCGCCCAGCGGCAAGTTGCAGATGGAGGCCACCGGACGAGGTCTCTTTGTGCCGCGGCAAATCACGAGCATGGACGATGTGACCGATGGATTGTCCAACACGATCGCGTTGGGAGAAATCTGCACGGATCTTGGCGACAACGACATGCGAACGGTTCCATCGATGAACAATGGTTGGGTGGGAGGCGTGTTGGACGACAAGCGGTTTTGCGACGGTCAACGCGATCCCACGCGTCCCATGTTTTGGCTGACGGGCGGGGCAACAACGCTTCCTACCAATCGTTCTCAGGGCAGAGGCTATCGCTGGGCGGATTCGATGCCGTTGATGACAGGGTTCAACACCGTGCTTCCGCCGAATGCAACATTGTGTTTTGGTGGTGATTCCACCACGGTGGGAACGTTGACGATGAGCAGCCGGCACCAAGGCGGAGGGCACGTCGCGATGGGGGATGGAGCGGTGAAGTTCATCACGGATTCCATCGACGACGGCGGAGTCGCATCGGTGATTTTAGAAGGCAAAGGCGAGCAGGCACCCGGAAGCGAAAGCCCGTTTGGATTGTGGGGCGACCTTGGGACACGGGCTCAAGGCGAGATGTTTGACACGGACTATTTTTGA
- a CDS encoding GspE/PulE family protein, giving the protein MLSLVSRVSLSDPNFAIEVVQRCLASAVEQNASDVHLHPRSDRWDISFRIDGVLQDIESVPRSEDSDPVARLMALAGLPSYRNSVPQEGPLRFRLPDGNVREMRLGVFPTVHGNRAAIRIMDHRESIRQLNELGFDSQTHDRLQTICEARDGWLLVAGPAGSGKTTTLYACLSHIANCDFRRSVLTIEDPIESVIDSISQSQLQSSSGLTLAAAMRAAVRQDAEVLLVSEIRDVETAEAVLAASMTGHLCFSSIHAGTLGGTLRRLVQMNLPTFAIQSGLRGVLCQRLLRRRCDACQPQSSPPKSSSCDQCHGTGYRGRIPIVELVDLQDSHIGPQVFQALIQQAPASELDRLLANSGIESMQTQADHLVERGITDREEVFRVLGRNA; this is encoded by the coding sequence GTGCTCAGTCTCGTTTCACGCGTGTCGCTTTCGGATCCGAACTTCGCCATCGAAGTGGTGCAACGATGTTTGGCATCCGCCGTTGAGCAAAACGCCAGCGACGTGCATCTACATCCGCGATCGGATCGCTGGGACATTTCTTTTCGCATCGATGGCGTCTTGCAAGACATCGAATCGGTCCCGCGAAGTGAAGACAGCGATCCCGTCGCGCGATTGATGGCATTGGCGGGTTTGCCTTCATATCGAAACAGCGTGCCGCAAGAAGGCCCACTTCGTTTCAGGTTGCCAGACGGCAACGTTCGAGAGATGCGTTTGGGCGTATTCCCGACCGTGCATGGCAATCGTGCTGCGATCCGAATCATGGATCATCGCGAAAGCATTCGGCAACTGAACGAACTGGGTTTCGACTCGCAAACCCACGACCGTTTGCAAACCATTTGTGAAGCTCGAGACGGTTGGCTTCTGGTCGCTGGTCCTGCGGGAAGTGGCAAAACGACGACGCTGTACGCTTGTCTCTCGCACATCGCCAACTGCGATTTCCGACGCAGCGTTTTGACGATTGAAGACCCCATCGAATCGGTGATCGATTCGATCAGCCAAAGCCAGCTGCAATCATCCAGTGGACTCACGTTGGCGGCGGCGATGCGTGCCGCGGTACGCCAAGACGCGGAAGTGTTGCTGGTCAGCGAGATCCGAGACGTGGAAACCGCCGAGGCCGTGTTGGCGGCCTCCATGACCGGACACCTGTGCTTCTCATCGATCCATGCGGGAACGTTGGGCGGGACGCTACGGCGTTTGGTTCAAATGAACCTGCCGACATTCGCGATTCAAAGCGGTTTACGAGGTGTGCTCTGCCAACGCTTGCTTCGTCGACGCTGCGACGCATGCCAACCGCAATCCTCTCCACCCAAGTCGTCTTCGTGCGACCAGTGCCACGGGACGGGCTATCGCGGACGCATCCCTATTGTTGAGCTTGTGGATCTACAAGACTCCCATATTGGACCGCAAGTCTTCCAGGCACTTATTCAACAAGCACCGGCATCAGAACTGGACCGTTTGCTAGCGAACAGCGGAATCGAGTCCATGCAAACGCAAGCGGACCACTTGGTCGAGCGAGGCATCACCGACCGCGAGGAAGTCTTTCGCGTCCTGGGGAGAAACGCGTGA
- a CDS encoding type II secretion system F family protein, translated as MTETPSHIPDSSTSPSPSNTGQPNTGQPSTVQLSNETLVLLLQEVSAMAASGRSLVTGLTGLNDAALGKLGRAAKQVRDRIESGQSAAVAMGSLSAPFQSPIRVAMQLMAQTGSTEPIRETVRLIRQKEDARRRLRLASIGPILNVVVGACVLFLVMPWIYVQMAASELIRGPFAPTVTEICQTFAQNFTFACLVALVVAVLFALWLRWSMHRSFEKNKPLRSISTFCRWLAMQIQLSLPGDIHSSTNDPNAASTVRETNAIDVSQAVEFAGEVATFELAEGWRRVAAQIRGGGQSVDALQMPTETPDAVQQCVVDLVAGKRDARMVANDLKHLASLYHQQSQRKLRLWAERVPQWMSGLILIAIICLLLQTAITPLVDAVREIAQ; from the coding sequence GTGACGGAAACTCCATCGCACATCCCCGATTCCTCCACGTCTCCGTCGCCATCGAACACAGGGCAACCGAACACGGGGCAGCCGAGCACAGTTCAATTGAGCAATGAGACGCTTGTGTTGCTGCTGCAAGAAGTGAGTGCCATGGCGGCTTCTGGTCGCTCACTGGTGACCGGACTGACTGGGTTGAACGATGCGGCGTTGGGAAAACTCGGACGTGCGGCCAAACAGGTTCGTGACAGAATTGAAAGCGGCCAGTCTGCTGCCGTGGCCATGGGCTCATTGTCCGCGCCGTTCCAATCGCCCATTCGCGTGGCCATGCAATTGATGGCGCAGACGGGATCCACGGAACCCATCCGCGAAACAGTTCGGCTGATCCGACAAAAAGAAGACGCCCGGCGTAGACTTCGGCTGGCATCCATCGGTCCGATCCTGAATGTCGTGGTGGGAGCGTGCGTGCTGTTTTTGGTGATGCCGTGGATCTATGTGCAAATGGCCGCATCCGAATTGATTCGCGGCCCGTTCGCACCAACCGTCACCGAGATCTGTCAAACGTTCGCGCAGAACTTCACCTTCGCATGCCTGGTGGCTCTGGTCGTGGCGGTCTTGTTCGCTCTTTGGTTGCGTTGGAGCATGCATCGCTCTTTCGAAAAAAACAAACCATTGCGATCGATCAGCACGTTTTGCCGCTGGCTCGCAATGCAAATCCAGCTTTCACTTCCAGGCGACATTCATTCCTCGACAAACGATCCGAACGCAGCTTCGACGGTTCGCGAAACCAACGCCATTGATGTGTCACAGGCGGTGGAGTTCGCCGGTGAAGTCGCCACATTTGAATTGGCGGAAGGATGGCGGCGGGTGGCAGCCCAAATCCGCGGCGGCGGCCAATCCGTGGACGCACTGCAAATGCCGACCGAAACTCCCGACGCGGTTCAGCAGTGCGTGGTTGATTTGGTGGCCGGCAAACGGGACGCTCGGATGGTGGCCAACGACCTGAAACATCTGGCATCGCTTTATCACCAGCAGTCTCAAAGAAAACTGCGTCTTTGGGCCGAACGAGTCCCGCAGTGGATGTCGGGACTGATTCTGATCGCAATCATTTGCCTTCTACTTCAAACCGCCATCACTCCATTGGTTGACGCGGTCAGGGAGATCGCACAATGA